From Daphnia pulicaria isolate SC F1-1A chromosome 11, SC_F0-13Bv2, whole genome shotgun sequence, the proteins below share one genomic window:
- the LOC124315681 gene encoding cytochrome P450 4V2-like codes for MVKASEENSDMSDEVLRNEVSTFMAAGLDSTAVAFNWFLYLIAKHPDHQILVMEELDLIFGDSDRPVTAQDLTRLKYLECCIKETLRMYPPFPAVSRYLSEDVQSGGYTLPRGLTVVINIFAAHHDPTVFPDPDAFKPERFLPENSVGRHPYAFIPFSAGPRNCIAQKYAMMELKVCLANILRRLKFSLVDPSAPLEIPSPQLLLKPKDSECNLIVSKRLDIS; via the exons ATGGTAAAGGCGTCGGAGGAGAATTCTGATATGAGTGATGAAGTATTAAGAAATGAAGTTTCTACCTTCATGGCTGCG GGTCTCGATTCAACAGCTGTCGCCTTTAACTGGTTCCTCTATCTCATCGCCAAGCATCCCGATCACCAG atattgGTGATGGAAGAATTGGATCTGATTTTTGGCGATTCCGATCGGCCGGTGACAGCGCAGGACTTGACTCGGCTCAAATATTTGGAGTGTTGCATCAAGGAAACGTTGAGGATGTATCCACCTTTTCCGGCAGTATCACGATACCTATCGGAGGACGTTCAATCAG GTGGTTATACCCTACCAAGAGGTCTGACAGTTGTCATCAATATTTTCGCTGCCCACCATGACCCTACGGTTTTCCCTGATCCGGATGCATTCAAGCCGGAGCGATTCCTTCCGGAGAACAGTGTCGGCCGACATCCGTACGCCTTCATTCCATTCAGCGCTGGACCCCGCAATTGCATCG CCCAAAAATACGCCATGATGGAGCTGAAAGTTTGTTTGGCGAACATTTTACgacgattgaaattttctcttgttgaTCCGTCGGCTCCGCTAGAAATTCCGTCACCTCAGCTTTTGCTTAAACCCAAGGATAGCGAATGTAACCTCATCGTTTCTAAGAGATTGGACATTTCCTAA
- the LOC124316048 gene encoding cytochrome P450 4c3-like has translation MLDMFRTRWSSPLSLTFTAIVILLAADYYWVWCRSRFVRLIDALPGPKPLPLLGNLLDVANIPLDDANYFVWSTEIVLSVSRYNPIYKLWIGFYPTVVIAHPELWKPILSSHKLLARPHEYKFSFPENSLTNLTAGELWRERRSLLNPAFHFQILNGFVENFNDLSLDCAAKMTESLGRTGQKEMNVFSIMSKLVLDILCETSMGGKVWSEEESTKFAKGIDVSVYVK, from the exons ATGTTGGACATGTTTCGAACGAGATGGAGCAGCCCATTGTCTTTGACATTCACGGCCATCGTCATTTTGCTGGCAGCCGATTATTATTGGGTGTGGTGTCGTTCTCGTTTTGTTCGCCTCATCGACGCTCTGCCCGGACCGAAACCGCTTCCCTTATTGGGAAACCTCCTCGATGTTGCCAACATTCCTCTGGATG atgcaaattattttgtttggtcCACAGAGATTGTCCTGAGCGTGAGCCGCTATAATCCAATTTACAAATTGTGGATCGGTTTCTATCCAACGGTTGTCATTGCCCATCCTGAACTGTGGAAA CCGATTTTGTCGAGCCACAAATTATTGGCAAGGCCACACGAATacaagttttcttttcctgaaaACAGCCTCACGAATTTAACAG CAGGCGAACTGTGGAGGGAACGTCGTAGCCTGCTGAATCCAGCGTTCCATTTTCAAATCCTCAACGGGTTCGTGGAGAATTTCAACGACTTGAGCCTCGACTGCGCTGCCAAAATGACAGAAAGTCTTGGTCGGACTggacaaaaagaaatgaacgtcttttccatcatgtccAAGCTGGTCTTGGATATTCTTTGCG AAACTTCAATGGGAGGAAAAGTTTGGAGTGAGGAAGAATCGACGAAATTCGCCAAAGGGATCGACGTGTCAGTTTATGTCAAATGA